The Streptomyces lienomycini sequence GCGCCCCGTCGACGTACATCCGCAGATACCGCTGGTACGTCGTCCAGGGCTCGGTGTAGCGGGTGGGGTCCTCGTCCTTCTCGTCGTTGTGCGCGAACTGGATCAGGAGGAAGTCGCCGGGCCGGATCGCGCCGAGGACGACGTCGAGCCGTCCCTCGTCGACGAAGCTCTTGGAACTCCGCCCGTTCACGGCGTGGTTGGCGACACCGAGGTCCCCGCTGAGGAAGAAGGGCAGCGCCATGCCCCACCCGGTCTCGGGCGCGGCGTCGGCGTACTTCTGCGCGGCGGTGGAGTCCCCGGCGATGTAGAGGCTGCGAGGGCGGCGGTGTCCGCCGGCCTGGGCGGTCTGGGCGGCAGCGAACGCCAGAGGGATGGAGGTGACGGCAGCGGCAGCGACCTGCCTTCGGCTGAGTGACACGCGGGCTACCTTTCAACGAGGGGCTGGGATAGAAACTCAGGGGCGCGGGGCTGTACCGATGTGCGGCTGCGCCGCGTGGGCGCGATCAACCACGGACGGCCCGCAGCCCGCAACGAACCACGGACCGCCCACGGCGAAACCGAGACCGCCGACTAACCCATCTGCTCCGTCCACTCGGCCTGCGCCTCGTTCAGCTGCTCGGCCACCGTGTCCAGGAACGCCTTCGCGCTCATCTTCCCGAGCAGCACCTTCTGGAAGTTCGGCTCGTTGTCCGCCTTGGAGATGGTGTTCCAGTCCGGCAGGTAGTACGGCAGCTGGATGATGGTCGTGGACCCGTCGTTCAGCGCCTGCGCCGCCAGCTTCGTCGGCTCGGCCTTCTGGATCCACGCGTCGTTCGCGGCACCGGTGTTGGACGGCACCTGCCCGGCCGAGGCGTTGAACTTCGAGTTCTGCTCCTTCGAGGTGGCGAACTCGATGAACTTCCAGGCGGCCTCCTTGTTCTTGCCGCTCTTGAACATGCCGAGCCCGTCGACCGGGTTGGACACCTGGACCCGCTTGCCGGAGGGGCCGACCGGCTGCGGTATGCCGCGGAACTTCCCGGCCCCGAGCGCCTTCACGTGGTCCTGGTACGAGCCCAGGTTGTGGTTCAGCATGCCGATGGTGCCGGTGTCCCACTGGGCGGTCATCTTCGCGAAGTCGTTGTTGACGTCGGCGGCCGGCGTGACCTTCTTGTAGAGGGCGGCGTACTTCTCCAGCGCCTCCACGTTCTTCGGGTCGTTGACGGTGGTCTTCTTCTTGCCGGCGTCCCAGAACGAGGTGATGCCGGACTGCCCGTACATCGCGTCGAGCGCCTGGGCGATGGAGCCGGAGCCGCCGCGGATGGTGTAGCCGAACTCGTTCTTGCCCGTGTCGGTCAGCTTCTCGGCGGCGTCGTAGAACTTGTCCCACGTCGTCGGCGCGTCGAGACCGGCCTTCTCGAACAGGTCGGTGCGGTAGTAGAGGACGCCGTTGTTGGCGGAGGTCGGCACCGAGTACAGGGTGCCGTCGCCGCCGCCGGCGGCCTTCAGGGACTCGACCATGTCCTTGTTGAGCTCGCCGCTCAGGGCGGACTCGGCGAGCCGGTCGTCCAGCGGCTCCAGCGCCCCCTGGGCGGAGAAGCCCGCGAGCATCGAGGCCGTGACGCCGCCGACGTCCGGCAGTCCGCCGCCCTGGATGGCGGTGTCGACCTTGGACTGGTACTCGGTGGCGGCGATGCCGACGTACTCGACGTCGATGTCCGGGTTCGCCTTCTCGAAGGCGGCGATGATCTCCTTCCAGACGGCCGTGCGGATACCGCCGTTGTTGTCCCAGAAGGTGATCTTCCCCGTGCCGCTGCCCTCGGCGCCCTTGCCGCCGCCCGACCCGCTGCCGTCGTCACCGCAGGCGGTGGCGGTGAGCGCGAGCACGGCCCCCAGGGCCACGGCGGCGGACGTCCGGCGCCTGGCTGTGCCTTTGTCTCTGCTGCTGAGCATGTTGATCCTCATCGGTCGGCTCTCTTCTTCTGGATCCAACAAAGCGGTGGAACGACAACGTGGGGGTCAGTGGGGCCCGACGCGGAACCGGGTGAAGGCGGCGGTGCCGGCGGGTCCCCGGCCGTCGGGGGCGAGTGCGAACAGGCCGAGCAGCGCGCCGACCCAGCGCCAGGGGGCGGCGGCGAACTCCCGGCCGACGGGCCGCGGGCCGTCGCCGAGGTCGTAGGAGAAGCGGCAGCGCGCCCCGGAGACGGTCTCGATCCGCAGCCGTGCCCGTCCCCCGGGCGCCGGGCGCGGACGGTCGGCGTCCCGCTCGGCCTCGGCCACCGACTCGGCGAACCGGTGCACCAGCCGCACCGTGCCGTCCGGGTCCCGCTGGAGCCCGATCCAGCGGTAGGCGTCGCCGAGGACCGCGAGTCCCGCCCGCGCGCCGGGTTCCGCGCTGTCCAGCCGCAGGTCGACCTCGATCAGCGCGGGGACGCCGGGGAACCTCTGGGTGAGGACGCTCGGCAGCAGGCGCAGGTCGTGCGCGTCGGACGAGCGGACGCAGGCGAGGCGCAGTCCGTCCCCGGAGTGCCGGGTGGCCCAGCCGTCACGGGGGTTGGCCGTCCACGACCACTGGCGGCCGTACCGTCCGCCGGGGAAGTCGTCGTCGGTCGCTGGCGCGGCGGGCGGCTGCGGGGGCAGCGCGGGACGGGCGTGCTCGGTGACGGGGGCGCCGTCGTCGCCCAGCACCGGCCAGCCGTCCCGCGTCCACCGCATCGGCTGGAGGTGGACCACCCTGCCGTACGCGCCGCGCTGCTGGAAGTGCAGGAACCAGTCCTCGCCGGACGCCGTGCGCACCCAGCCGCCCTGGTGGGGGCCGTTGACGTCGGTGTCCTTCTGTTCGAGGACGACCCTCTCCTCGTACGGCCCGAAGAAGTCGCGGGAGCGGAAGGCGCCCTGCCAGCCGGTCTCCACCGAGCCGGCGGGCGCCAGGATCCAGAACCAGCCGTCGTGGCGGTAGAGCTTGGGGCCCTCCAGGGTGAACCAGCCGGGCAGGCCGTCGCCGTCGACGATCACCTTGCCGTCGTCGAGGAGTCCGGTGCCGTCGGGGCGCATGCGGTGACCGGTGAGCCGGTTCTTGACGCCGGAGCGGGAGCGGGCCCAGGCGTGCACGAGGTACGCCTCGCCGCTCTCCTCGTCCCACAGGGGGCACGGATCGATCAGCCCCCTGCCCGCCTTCACCAGCAGGGGCGCGGTCCACGGGCCCCTGATCTCGGGCGCGTTGACCTGGAAGACGCCCTGGTCGGGGTCGCCCCAGAAGATCCAGAAGCGGTCAGCGTGGTGGCGCAGGGACGGAGCCCAGACGCCGCAGTCGTGACGGGGCCTCGTGAACTCCCGCTCGGGCTCCAGGCGGTCCAGGGCGTGCCCGACGAGGGTCCAGTCGACCAGGTTCCGGGAGTGCAGCAGCGGCAGTCCGGGGACGCGGCCGAAGCTGGAGGCGGTGAGGTAGAAGTCGTCGCCGACGCGGACGGCGTCCGGGTCGGACCAGTCGGCGTTCAGGACGGGGTTGGTGTACGTCCCCGCACTCCGGAGGGCGGCCCCGGCGGCGCTCTCGGCGGTCACGGGCCCACCGCCTTGCGTACGAGGGAGGCGGCGCCGTCCGCGTCGAGGCGGCCGTCGGCGACGACGGTGACGATCCGCCGGACCAGGGTGTCGCCGGGGTCGACGGCCACCCGCTCGTCGTGGGCCAGCGAGGACCCGACCCCCGGGTACTGCGCGGTGCGCACGAACCACGGGTCGCGCCGGGTGCGTTCGGTGGCGCCGGCGAACACCAGCGACCAGGTGTCCCCGGTCAGGGCGAGCCAGTCGGCGCTCGTGCCGTGCACCTCGTCCTCGCCCTCCCGGTCGGCGGTGAAGACACCGGGCGCCGCGCTCTCCTTGCGGGCACGCCAGAAGAAGCCGCCGTACGCGGCGCCGGGGCGTCCGTTGGTGGCGGGGCTGCCGAGGGTGAGCGGGTTCGCGGTGATGTTGGTGAGGGAGAAGGTGAAGTCGAGCGCCCAGGCGGTGGCGGTGAGTTCGGTGGCCGCGACCGTGCGGCGCTCGCGCAGCAGCTCGGCGCCGGCCGCGGTCCAGCGCAGCTCCTCGACGAAGCCGTCGGGGTCGCTGAGCTGGAAGGCGGTGTGCCGCTGGGTGCCGTGGTTGTCCAGCTCGGTCGGCCCCCGGCCCTGGACGTAGGTGCGTCCGCCCCAGAAGTTGTGCCCCTCGACGTCGGGAACGGCGACACCGACGCCGAGGTGATGGAGGTGGTCGGCGGGGCTGAACTCGGTGACGGCGGTGCCGGCCAGGGTGGTGACGGGGTGCAGGCAGGGGCGCGGGGAGAGCCTGGGGGGCAGGTCGGGCCGGGTGACGTAGCGGGCGACGGGGCGGCCCGCCACGCGCAGTACCGGGGAGTCGTTGCCGGTCATCGGGTGCTCACCTCGTAGCGCGGGTGCTCGGTGCGCGGCGCCCAGGGTGCGCCCAGCTCGGAGTACAGGGAGAGGGTGTCGGCGGCGGCGGCCACGAGTGCGTCGATGCCGGGGACGACGCGGCGGCTCTCGCCGGGGACGCGGCGCCAGGCGGCCTCGGGCAGCCGGTCGGGGTCGGGGGCCAGCCGGATCGCCTCGACGACCCGCATGAACGCGCCCGTCTCGTCCGGCGGCACCAGCAGCGGCACGCCGGTGGTGAGGTGGTCGACCAGGTTCTCCAGCAGGTCGGTGCGGTCGTGGTGGAACTCCTCGGGGCCGTGGCCGCCGCGCTGGAGCAGGACGCGGTCCTGCTTGTACCAGAAGGTGACGCGGCCGCCGGTGCCGTGCACCAGCACGTACGGCTCGTCGGCCCGCTCGGCGCACAGGGTCGCGGCGACGGTGACGCGGTGCCCGCGCGCGGTGGCGATCCGCACGCAGGAGGTGTCGTCGGCCTCGATGTCGTTGGCGTGGCTCAGCTCGGTCTCGATGCCGGTGACGTCCTCGGCGCGGGCGGTCCCGCCGAGCGCGAGGGCGGTGGCGACGGCGTGGGCCAGCGGGTTGGTGAGCGCGCCGTCGATGACGTCGGCGCCGTTCAGCCGCCGCTTGCCGGACCAGGGCGCCCGGCGGAAGTAGGCCTCGTCCCGCACCCAGGCGCCGGCCCCGCCGATGCCCACGACCTCGCCGATCGCCCCCTCGGCCACCAGTTCCCGGATGGCGGGGACCGCGTGCGAGCCCAGTGACTGGAACCCGACCTGGCAGGCGACCCCGGCTTCCGCGACCCCGTCGGCCATGCGCCGGAACTCGGCGTACGACGGTGCCGGGGGCTTCTCCAGGAGCAGGTGCACGCCCCGCCGGGCGGCGGTCAGCGCGAGGTCGGTGTGGGTGGGGATCGGCGTGCAGATCACGGCGATCCGGGCGCCGGTGGAGTCGAGGAGTGCCCCGAAGTCGGCGGACTGCTCGGGGAGGTCGCCGCCCGCCTCCTGCTCGGTCAGCGGGGTCAGCTCGCAGATGCCGGCCAGCCGGACCAGTCCCGCCCGCTCCAGGCGGCGGATGTTGGCGACGTGCCAGCGGCCGTGGCCGCGGGCGCCGGCGAGGACGACGGGGACCGGGGTCATCCCTTCACCGCCCCCGCGCTGAAGCCGGTGATCAGCCACTTCTGGATGAAGGCGAAGACGATCACGACGGGGACGGCGGCGACGATGCCGCCGGCGGCGAGCGCGCCGAGGTCGACGCTGTCCGCGCTCATCAGGGAGTTGAGGCCGACCGGGATGGTCTGCTTGCTCTGGTTGTTGAGGAACATCAGGGCGAACAGGAAGTGGTTCCAGGAGTGCACGAAGGCGAAGGAACCCACCGCGATCAGGCCCGGCCGCAGCAGCGGCAGTACGACGATCCGGAAGGCCCGGAACCGGCCGCAGCCGTCGACCCAGGCGGCCTCCTCCAGGGAGTACGGCACGTTCTTGATGAAGTTGCTGATCAGGATGATCGACAGCGGCAGTTGGAAGACCGTCTCGGCGATGATGACGCTGCCCAGCGAGTTGATCATCTGGAGCTTGGCGAAGATCTCGAACAGCGGCACCAGGAGCAGCGCGCCGGGCACGAACTGGGAGCAGAGCAGGGCGAGCATGAAGCCCCGCTTGATTTTGAAGTCGAACCGGGCGAGGGCGTAGCCGCCGGCCAGGGCGACGAGGGTGGTCATCACCAGGGTCGCGAGCCCGACGTACACGCTGTTCTCGAAGTAGGTGCCGAAGCCGCGGTCGGTCCACACCTTCTCGAAGTGCTCGGTGGTCATCGGCCAGGGCACGAGCGAGGTCGAGCCGGCCGGGCGCAGCGCGAAGAGCAGGATCCAGTAGAACGGGATCAGGGTGAAGACCAGGTAGATCCCGAGCGGCAGGTAGATCTGCCAGCGGGGCACCTCGTCCCAGGCCGGGCGCTTCTTGCCGGGCCGCGAGGCCGCGGGGGCGACCGGCGTGGGGGCGGGGGCGGCCGCGGGGGCTTCTTTGGTGATCACTTGTTCTCGCCTCCGAACTTGCTCAGCCGCAGGTAGACGATCGAGCAGAAGAGCAGGATCACGAACGCGACCGTGGTGAGGGCCGACGCGTAGCCGAAGTCGTGCGCGTCGACGCTGGTGTTGGCGATGTACAGGGGCAGCGTCGTGGTCTCGCCCGCGGGTCCGCCGCCCGTCAGGGTGTAGAGCAGGTCGACGTTGTTGAACTCCCACACCGCGCGCAGCAGCGTGGACAGGATGATGGCGTCCTTCAGGTGCGGCAGCGTGATGTGCCAGAACTGCTTGAACCGGCTGGCGCCGTCGACCTCGGCGGCCTCGTACAGGTCCTTCGAGACGGACTGGAGGTCGGCGAGGATGAGGATCGCGAAGAAGGGCACGCCGCGCCACAGGTCGGCGACGACCGCCGCGGAGAACACGGTCGAGGTGTCGGAGAGCCAACTGGTGCCGTACGAGCCGATGCCCATGTCGGCGAGGTACCGGGTCACGCCGGTCTGCGAGTTGTAGAGCAGGACCCAGATCGCGGAGGTCAGCACGCCGGAGACGGCCCACGGGGAGAAGACCAGGGCCCGCCCGACGCCCCGGCCCACGAAGGTCTGGTTGACGATGAGGGCCAGTGCCAGGCCGAAGAGCAGTTGCAGTCCGACCTCGACGAAGACCCACTTCGCGCTGAAGACGAGGGTGTCCCAGAAGACCGGGTCGTCGGTGAAGATCTTGACGAAGTTGTCGAAGCCGGCGAAGCCGTTCCGCCATGGTTTGGTGGGGTTGTACTCCTGGAGGCTGTAGTAGAAGACGCTGATGACCGGGTAGGCGATGAAGCCCAGCATCAGCAGGGCGGCCGGTCCGATCAGCAGGTACGGGAGCCTGCGCGGCGTGGCCGAGGCACGGCGCCGCCGGGGTGGCGCGGGCGGTTTCGCCACGGCTGCGGCTTGGGCCATGACAGTTCTCCGTTCTGGTGCGGCGTGCGGGGGTCGTACAGGAAGCGCTTTCTCGCCGGGCAGGGGTGTGCGGGGTTCCGCCGTTCGGCGGGCTCAGCCCGCGTAGGGGTCCTGCACCGTGCCGGGGCGGGCCAGGAACTCGAAGTCGCAGCCGGTGTCGGCCTGGGTGATCTGTTCGTTGTAGAGCGCGCCGTAGCCGCGCTCGTAGCGGGCGGGCGGCGGGGTCCAGGCGGCCCTGCGGCGCTCCAGCTCCTCGTCGTCCACGCCCAGGTGCAGGGTGCGGGCCTCGACGTCGAGGGTGATGGGGTCGCCGGTGCGCACCAGGGCGAGCGGTCCGCCGACGTGCGACTCGGGGGCCACGTGCAGCACGCACGCGCCGTAACTGGTGCCGCTCATCCGGGCGTCGGAGATCCGGACCATGTCGCGCACGCCCTGCTTGAGCAGGTGGTCGGGGATGGGCAGCATGCCGTACTCGGGCATGCCCGGTCCGCCCTTGGGCCCGGAGCCCCGCAGCACCAGCACGGTGTCGGCGGTGATGCCCAGCTCTGGGTCGTTGATGGTGCGCTGCATGGTCCGGTAGTCGTCGAAGACGACGGCGGGCCCGGTGTGCTTGAGCAGGTGCGGTTCGGCGGCGATGTGCTTGATGACCGCGCCGTCCGGGCAGAGGTTGCCGCGCAGTACGGCGACCCCGCCCTCGCTCGCGACGGGGTTGTCGCGGGTCCTGATGACGTCGTCGTGGTGGACGAGGGCGCCGTCCAGCTGCTCCCGCAGGGTGTCGTGGGAGACGGTGGGGCGGTCCAGGTGGAGCAGGTCGGTGATGCGGGAGAGGAAGCCGGGCAGTCCGCCGGCGAAGTGGAAGTCCTCCATCAGGTAGGTCCGTCCGCCGGGGCGGACGTTGGCGAGCACCGGGACGGTGCGCGCGACGCGGTCGAAGTCGTCGAGCGTGAGGGTGACTCCGGCCCGGCCCGCCATGGCGATCAGATGGATCACGGCGTTGGTGGAACCGCCGAGGCCGAGGACGGTGGTGACGGCGTCCTCGAAGGCGTCGGCGGTGAGGATGTCGCTCAGCTTCCGGTCCCGGTGGACCAGTTCGACGATGCGCAGTCCGGCGGCGGCGGCCATCCGGTCGTGCCCGGAGTCGACGGCCGGGATGCTGGAGGCGCCCGGGACGGTGACGCCGAGCGCCTCGGCGGCCGCGGTCAGCGTGGAGGCGGTGCCCATGGTCATGCAGTGGCCGGGCGAGCGGGCCAGGCCGCTCTCCAGTTCCTGCATCTCGCAGTCGCCGATGAGGCCGGCCCGCTTGTCGTCCCAGTACTTCCACATGTCGGTGCCCGAGCCGAGGGTCTCGCCGCGCCAGTGCCCCGGCAGCATGGGCCCGGCGGGCACGAAGACGGCGGGCAGGTCGACGCTGGCGGCGCCCATGAGCAGGGCGGGCGTGGACTTGTCGCAGCCGCCCATCAGGACGGCGCCGTCGACCGGGTAGGAGCGCAGCAGCTCCTCGGTCTCCATGGCGAGGAGGTTGCGGTAGAGCATCGGGGTCGGCTTCTGGAAGGTCTCGCTGAGCGTGGAGACCGGGAACTCCAGCGGGAACCCGCCCGCCTGCCACACCCCGCGCTTGACCGCCTGGGCGCGGTCGCGCAGGTGGACGTGGCAGGGGTTGATGTCGGACCAGGTGTTGAGGATGGCGATGACGGGCTTGCCGAGGTGCTCCTCGGGCAGGTAGCCGAGCTGGCGGGTGCGGGCGCGGTGGCTGAAGGAGCGCAGGCCGTCCGTGCCGTACCACTGGTGGCTGCGGAGCTGTTCGGGCGCCTTCCGGCTGCTCGGGGCTGTCATATGGACCACCCCGCGGCGATGGCGGCGACCTCGGCGCGCTCGCTCTCGGGCAGCGGCTTGCTCGGCGGGCGGACCTCCCGGCGGCACAGGCCCAGCGAGGCGAGGGCCTCCTTGACGACGGTGACGTTGTTGGCGGAGCCGTTGGCGGCGCGCAGTTCCTCGAAGCGGCGGATCTGCTCCCAGACCTTCATGGCGGCCGGGTAGTCGCCCGAGCGGAGTGCTTCGATCATGTTCCGCGAGACGGCCGGGGCGACGTTCACCAGGCCCGAGGTGAAGCCGGTGGCTCCCGCGCTGAAGTACGAGGGCGCGTACGGCTCGGCGAGTCCCGCGATCCAGACGAAGCGGTCGAGGCCGGCGTCGCGGGCGAACGCGGCGAACTTGGAGGCGTCCGGCACGGCGTACTTCACGCCGACGACGTTGGGGCAGGTGTCCGCGAGGTCGGCGAGGCGGGCGCCGGTGAGCTGGGCGTTGCGGATGTAGGGCACGACGCCCAGTTCGGGCACGGCCTCGGCGATGGCGCGGTGGTAGTCGACCCAGCCGCCCTGGGAGACGTAGGGGTGGACGGGCTGGTGGACCATCACCATGGAGGCGCCCAGGTCGCGGGCGTGCCGGGCGGAGGCGACCGCGGTCGGCACGTCGTGGCCGACGCCGACCAGGATGTCCGCGCGCTCGCCTGCCTCCTCCACGGTCAGCTCGGTGACCAGGCGCCGCTCGGCCGGGTCGAGGGCGTAGAACTCGCCGGTGTTGCCGCCCGGGGTGAGGGTCGTGATGCCACCGTCGAGGAGACGACGCAGCAGGGCCCGGTAGGTGGCGGGGTCGACGGTGCCGTCCTCGGCGAACGGGGTCACCGGGATCGCCACCACGTCGGCCAGGGCCGCCCGCTGGGTCTCGAACGTCGCTGTCATGCCTGACCGTCCTCTTCCTGGGCCGCGGTCCCCGCTTCGGGGAAGGCCCGCTCGACGAACGACGCGATGTGCGCGTGGAGGGCGCGGGCCGCGCCGTCGGCGTCACCGGCGAGGGCGAGGCGCAGGATCTCCTGGTGCTCGCCCGCCTCCCGTTCCCAGGAGGGGTCGGCGGCCCAGGCGACCGCGGAGACGAGGGCCGCCTGGTCGCGGACCTCGTCCAGCATCCGGCCGAGCAGCGGGTTGCCGCACGGCACGTACAGGGCTCGGTGGAACTCGCGGTTGGCCAGCGACCGTTCGGCGGTGTCCGTGGCCCGGTCGGCCGTGGTGAGCGCGTCGCGGGCGGCGTCCAGGGACGCTCCGCGGCGCACGGCGCGCTTGAGGGCCTCGGGCTCCAGGAGGAGCCGCACGTCGTAGACCTCGCGCGCCATGTCCGCGTCCACCATGCGCACCGTGACGCCCTTGTACTGGCTCATCACGACCAGTCCGGTACCGGCCAGCGTCTTGAGCGCCTCGCGCACCGGTGTCTTGGACACCCCGAACTGTGCGGCGAGGTCGGTCTCGACCAGAGCCTGGCCGGGCGTCAGCCGGCCGGTGAGGATGCGGCGTTTG is a genomic window containing:
- a CDS encoding glycoside hydrolase family 43 protein, with amino-acid sequence MTAESAAGAALRSAGTYTNPVLNADWSDPDAVRVGDDFYLTASSFGRVPGLPLLHSRNLVDWTLVGHALDRLEPEREFTRPRHDCGVWAPSLRHHADRFWIFWGDPDQGVFQVNAPEIRGPWTAPLLVKAGRGLIDPCPLWDEESGEAYLVHAWARSRSGVKNRLTGHRMRPDGTGLLDDGKVIVDGDGLPGWFTLEGPKLYRHDGWFWILAPAGSVETGWQGAFRSRDFFGPYEERVVLEQKDTDVNGPHQGGWVRTASGEDWFLHFQQRGAYGRVVHLQPMRWTRDGWPVLGDDGAPVTEHARPALPPQPPAAPATDDDFPGGRYGRQWSWTANPRDGWATRHSGDGLRLACVRSSDAHDLRLLPSVLTQRFPGVPALIEVDLRLDSAEPGARAGLAVLGDAYRWIGLQRDPDGTVRLVHRFAESVAEAERDADRPRPAPGGRARLRIETVSGARCRFSYDLGDGPRPVGREFAAAPWRWVGALLGLFALAPDGRGPAGTAAFTRFRVGPH
- a CDS encoding carbohydrate ABC transporter permease; its protein translation is MITKEAPAAAPAPTPVAPAASRPGKKRPAWDEVPRWQIYLPLGIYLVFTLIPFYWILLFALRPAGSTSLVPWPMTTEHFEKVWTDRGFGTYFENSVYVGLATLVMTTLVALAGGYALARFDFKIKRGFMLALLCSQFVPGALLLVPLFEIFAKLQMINSLGSVIIAETVFQLPLSIILISNFIKNVPYSLEEAAWVDGCGRFRAFRIVVLPLLRPGLIAVGSFAFVHSWNHFLFALMFLNNQSKQTIPVGLNSLMSADSVDLGALAAGGIVAAVPVVIVFAFIQKWLITGFSAGAVKG
- a CDS encoding carbohydrate ABC transporter permease, whose translation is MAQAAAVAKPPAPPRRRRASATPRRLPYLLIGPAALLMLGFIAYPVISVFYYSLQEYNPTKPWRNGFAGFDNFVKIFTDDPVFWDTLVFSAKWVFVEVGLQLLFGLALALIVNQTFVGRGVGRALVFSPWAVSGVLTSAIWVLLYNSQTGVTRYLADMGIGSYGTSWLSDTSTVFSAAVVADLWRGVPFFAILILADLQSVSKDLYEAAEVDGASRFKQFWHITLPHLKDAIILSTLLRAVWEFNNVDLLYTLTGGGPAGETTTLPLYIANTSVDAHDFGYASALTTVAFVILLFCSIVYLRLSKFGGENK
- a CDS encoding GntR family transcriptional regulator — its product is MTSVPTPIPSRTQYVLEEIKRRILTGRLTPGQALVETDLAAQFGVSKTPVREALKTLAGTGLVVMSQYKGVTVRMVDADMAREVYDVRLLLEPEALKRAVRRGASLDAARDALTTADRATDTAERSLANREFHRALYVPCGNPLLGRMLDEVRDQAALVSAVAWAADPSWEREAGEHQEILRLALAGDADGAARALHAHIASFVERAFPEAGTAAQEEDGQA
- the araD gene encoding L-arabinonate dehydratase, with the protein product MTAPSSRKAPEQLRSHQWYGTDGLRSFSHRARTRQLGYLPEEHLGKPVIAILNTWSDINPCHVHLRDRAQAVKRGVWQAGGFPLEFPVSTLSETFQKPTPMLYRNLLAMETEELLRSYPVDGAVLMGGCDKSTPALLMGAASVDLPAVFVPAGPMLPGHWRGETLGSGTDMWKYWDDKRAGLIGDCEMQELESGLARSPGHCMTMGTASTLTAAAEALGVTVPGASSIPAVDSGHDRMAAAAGLRIVELVHRDRKLSDILTADAFEDAVTTVLGLGGSTNAVIHLIAMAGRAGVTLTLDDFDRVARTVPVLANVRPGGRTYLMEDFHFAGGLPGFLSRITDLLHLDRPTVSHDTLREQLDGALVHHDDVIRTRDNPVASEGGVAVLRGNLCPDGAVIKHIAAEPHLLKHTGPAVVFDDYRTMQRTINDPELGITADTVLVLRGSGPKGGPGMPEYGMLPIPDHLLKQGVRDMVRISDARMSGTSYGACVLHVAPESHVGGPLALVRTGDPITLDVEARTLHLGVDDEELERRRAAWTPPPARYERGYGALYNEQITQADTGCDFEFLARPGTVQDPYAG
- a CDS encoding Gfo/Idh/MocA family protein, translating into MTPVPVVLAGARGHGRWHVANIRRLERAGLVRLAGICELTPLTEQEAGGDLPEQSADFGALLDSTGARIAVICTPIPTHTDLALTAARRGVHLLLEKPPAPSYAEFRRMADGVAEAGVACQVGFQSLGSHAVPAIRELVAEGAIGEVVGIGGAGAWVRDEAYFRRAPWSGKRRLNGADVIDGALTNPLAHAVATALALGGTARAEDVTGIETELSHANDIEADDTSCVRIATARGHRVTVAATLCAERADEPYVLVHGTGGRVTFWYKQDRVLLQRGGHGPEEFHHDRTDLLENLVDHLTTGVPLLVPPDETGAFMRVVEAIRLAPDPDRLPEAAWRRVPGESRRVVPGIDALVAAAADTLSLYSELGAPWAPRTEHPRYEVSTR
- a CDS encoding rhamnogalacturonan acetylesterase — its product is MSLSRRQVAAAAVTSIPLAFAAAQTAQAGGHRRPRSLYIAGDSTAAQKYADAAPETGWGMALPFFLSGDLGVANHAVNGRSSKSFVDEGRLDVVLGAIRPGDFLLIQFAHNDEKDEDPTRYTEPWTTYQRYLRMYVDGARARGARPVLATPVERRRFDAEGDAVPSHGEYPAAMRALARREGVALLDAQALSLALWQRLGAEGTKAYFNWTATEQDNTHFNPPGAIAVARLVTRELLRGRVLAHRDVRRLDEEIPESWISWPDPATA
- a CDS encoding dihydrodipicolinate synthase family protein, whose product is MTATFETQRAALADVVAIPVTPFAEDGTVDPATYRALLRRLLDGGITTLTPGGNTGEFYALDPAERRLVTELTVEEAGERADILVGVGHDVPTAVASARHARDLGASMVMVHQPVHPYVSQGGWVDYHRAIAEAVPELGVVPYIRNAQLTGARLADLADTCPNVVGVKYAVPDASKFAAFARDAGLDRFVWIAGLAEPYAPSYFSAGATGFTSGLVNVAPAVSRNMIEALRSGDYPAAMKVWEQIRRFEELRAANGSANNVTVVKEALASLGLCRREVRPPSKPLPESERAEVAAIAAGWSI
- a CDS encoding DUF6807 domain-containing protein codes for the protein MTGNDSPVLRVAGRPVARYVTRPDLPPRLSPRPCLHPVTTLAGTAVTEFSPADHLHHLGVGVAVPDVEGHNFWGGRTYVQGRGPTELDNHGTQRHTAFQLSDPDGFVEELRWTAAGAELLRERRTVAATELTATAWALDFTFSLTNITANPLTLGSPATNGRPGAAYGGFFWRARKESAAPGVFTADREGEDEVHGTSADWLALTGDTWSLVFAGATERTRRDPWFVRTAQYPGVGSSLAHDERVAVDPGDTLVRRIVTVVADGRLDADGAASLVRKAVGP
- a CDS encoding ABC transporter substrate-binding protein; translation: MLSSRDKGTARRRTSAAVALGAVLALTATACGDDGSGSGGGKGAEGSGTGKITFWDNNGGIRTAVWKEIIAAFEKANPDIDVEYVGIAATEYQSKVDTAIQGGGLPDVGGVTASMLAGFSAQGALEPLDDRLAESALSGELNKDMVESLKAAGGGDGTLYSVPTSANNGVLYYRTDLFEKAGLDAPTTWDKFYDAAEKLTDTGKNEFGYTIRGGSGSIAQALDAMYGQSGITSFWDAGKKKTTVNDPKNVEALEKYAALYKKVTPAADVNNDFAKMTAQWDTGTIGMLNHNLGSYQDHVKALGAGKFRGIPQPVGPSGKRVQVSNPVDGLGMFKSGKNKEAAWKFIEFATSKEQNSKFNASAGQVPSNTGAANDAWIQKAEPTKLAAQALNDGSTTIIQLPYYLPDWNTISKADNEPNFQKVLLGKMSAKAFLDTVAEQLNEAQAEWTEQMG